In Fusarium musae strain F31 chromosome 7, whole genome shotgun sequence, a single window of DNA contains:
- a CDS encoding hypothetical protein (EggNog:ENOG41) has protein sequence MMRNTLVLAALAVTALAGPCKPTSSSTELVSTTIGSTESSYIETSVTDEATSSTAVTESTDVVTSIASSDATTTAEATTTSGSESTTTAPPDDSCAESLYDMNGEPEFTDRIADCQDLNIVTVSSYQVTMTVKKRGNVIIIPTNPIVRRAEGEAAATIFPTSVPAYATYCDSPSAYYEACSQFGVTAFTTTIPEPTTTETITE, from the exons ATGATGCGCAACACTCTCGTTCTTGCCGCACTCGCGGTCACTGCCCTTGCCGGACCTTGTAAACCCACCAGCTCTTCCACCGAGCTTGTGTCGACCACTATCGGGTCGACCGAGTCATCCTATATTGAGACCTCCGTCACCGACGAAGCAACATCCTCTACAGCCGTCACTGAGAGCACAGACGTAGTCACTTCCATCGCCAGCTCGGATGCGACCACTACCGCCGAAGCCACCACGACCTCGGGCTCCgagtcaacaacaacagctccACCAGATGACAGCTGTGCAGAAAGCCTCTACGATATGAATGGCGAGCCTGAGTTCACAGATCGGATTGCGGACTGCCAGGACTTGAATATAGTCACAGTCAGCTCCTACCAAGT GACTATGACAGTGAAGAAGCGCGGCAACGTTATAATCATCCCTACAAATCCGATTGTGCGTCGTGCCGAGGGCGAGGCGGCAGCGACTATCTTTCCGACTAGTGTTCCAGCTTACGCTACATACTGCGATAGCCCATCAGCCTACTACGAGGCTTGCTCTCAGTTTGGCGTTACTGCGTTCACAACTACAATTCCGGAGCCTACGACTACTGAAACTATTACTGAGTAA